One segment of Dehalococcoidia bacterium DNA contains the following:
- a CDS encoding alpha/beta hydrolase, with the protein MPTPSHVVQANGLSVHYLDWGGDGPPVLLCHATGVVSAVWSCLGDTLARRGFRPIAPDTRGHGLSDKPASDYSWYTLAEDVYCFVEALGLRQVAAVGHSAGGTALVVCEAQHPGTLDRIVLIDPVLRLPNERLDGRSDMLAEGARRRRMVWPSRQEMVRSFRERAPFASWKEGLLRAYVEAGTRLLPDGRVELLCPGPIEAQVYEAGGQLDPWPDMPRVRCPVLSIRGERSETFSGAAAGRLMELVSDCRVVTIPSAGHFVPMERPTTVTRLVLQFLGDQEGAAALLDAGA; encoded by the coding sequence GTGCCCACTCCAAGCCATGTGGTCCAGGCCAACGGCCTCTCCGTCCACTACCTGGACTGGGGCGGCGACGGGCCTCCCGTCCTCCTGTGCCATGCCACGGGCGTCGTGAGCGCCGTCTGGTCATGCCTAGGAGACACCCTCGCCCGCAGGGGCTTTCGCCCCATCGCGCCGGACACGCGCGGCCACGGCCTGAGCGACAAGCCTGCGTCCGACTATTCCTGGTACACGCTCGCGGAAGATGTCTATTGTTTCGTTGAGGCGCTGGGGTTGAGACAAGTCGCCGCAGTGGGCCACTCGGCGGGGGGCACGGCTCTGGTGGTCTGCGAAGCGCAGCATCCCGGCACGCTGGACCGGATTGTCCTGATAGACCCCGTCCTTCGGCTGCCGAACGAGCGTCTTGACGGCCGATCCGACATGCTCGCCGAAGGCGCGCGCCGTCGTCGCATGGTCTGGCCCTCGCGACAGGAGATGGTCAGGTCATTCCGGGAGCGCGCGCCCTTCGCATCGTGGAAGGAAGGGTTGCTGCGGGCGTATGTTGAGGCGGGGACGCGGCTGCTGCCGGACGGGCGCGTCGAGCTGCTGTGCCCCGGCCCGATAGAGGCGCAGGTCTATGAGGCGGGCGGCCAGCTTGATCCGTGGCCAGACATGCCGCGGGTACGCTGTCCAGTGCTGTCCATTCGCGGCGAACGGAGTGAGACGTTCAGCGGGGCCGCGGCCGGCAGGCTGATGGAGCTTGTGTCGGACTGCCGCGTGGTGACGATTCCTTCGGCGGGCCACTTCGTGCCCATGGAGCGTCCCACAACGGTCACGCGACTGGTCCTCCAATTCCTGGGAGACCAGGAAGGCGCGGCGGCGCTACTCGACGCAGGGGCCTGA
- a CDS encoding fused MFS/spermidine synthase has protein sequence MSSKGGAAPTYWKELALRHGEKISYEIRRTLLSKQTSFQKLEVFDTVAYGLAMFLDDKIQSSAADEFVYHEALVHPALLAHPSPRSVFIAGGGEGATLRQALRHNTVERVVMVDIDEEAVKACIEHLKPWHQGAFADKRTTLLHADARAYLEKTDQVFDTILVDVTDPLVGGPSYLLFTREFYQLASRRLAPNGTIAVQAESADMTVLEGHLAIARTLGDVFPKVHAYQAHVPSFGESWGFVVGSKGRDPADITADEVDETLEARGCSGLRFYDGITHRALFSPPRYVREAQARVNRVLTDNNPYFLTV, from the coding sequence ATGAGCAGCAAAGGCGGCGCGGCCCCCACCTACTGGAAGGAGCTTGCCCTGCGGCACGGCGAAAAAATAAGCTACGAGATTCGCCGGACTCTGCTCTCCAAGCAGACCTCCTTTCAGAAGCTTGAGGTCTTTGATACTGTGGCCTATGGCCTTGCCATGTTTCTTGACGACAAGATTCAGTCCTCCGCCGCCGACGAGTTTGTTTACCACGAGGCCCTGGTCCACCCCGCGCTGTTGGCGCATCCATCACCGCGTAGCGTCTTCATCGCGGGCGGCGGCGAGGGCGCGACCCTACGCCAGGCGCTGCGCCACAACACCGTCGAGCGCGTCGTGATGGTGGACATTGACGAGGAGGCGGTCAAGGCCTGCATTGAGCACTTGAAGCCCTGGCACCAGGGCGCCTTCGCGGACAAGAGGACCACGCTTCTTCACGCCGACGCCCGCGCCTATCTGGAGAAGACGGACCAGGTCTTTGACACCATCCTTGTGGACGTGACCGACCCGCTCGTGGGCGGTCCCTCGTACCTTCTCTTCACCCGGGAGTTCTACCAGCTCGCCTCCCGGCGTCTTGCGCCCAACGGCACCATCGCCGTGCAGGCGGAGAGCGCCGACATGACCGTGCTGGAGGGGCATCTGGCTATCGCCCGGACGCTGGGGGATGTCTTTCCGAAAGTCCATGCCTACCAGGCCCACGTGCCGTCCTTCGGCGAGTCGTGGGGGTTCGTCGTCGGCTCCAAGGGACGCGACCCCGCCGATATCACGGCGGACGAAGTGGACGAGACGCTGGAGGCGCGCGGCTGCTCCGGCCTGCGTTTCTACGACGGCATCACCCACCGGGC